A region of Lacinutrix sp. Hel_I_90 DNA encodes the following proteins:
- a CDS encoding GDSL-type esterase/lipase family protein, with the protein MKYLKPLFLKKIAFSAIFFIVLLILAEVILSCLKIFPDNYYTNTPNTSHKFRENPSKIDGISGTYEIAYDSLGSRSVSDYSKATHKIIAIGGSTTICAVLTQEKTWTALLDKKLGDSYWVGNFARSGNSSNHHVFQFQHILDKPELKDTKIVLMLVGVNDCRGYLISPDKYMHMPDIDVKKRAFKHIPNSELPFLKRQTLFKLAKQAKQRIHFYSQPRRPIDYLETYERQIKPITKLPDLTDGLNHYEHNLKKIIKEAQKRNISIIFIAQPTLWQKNLSDKYQTLLAARSYYNKTPLYTGEALNEIMTIFNKRLINVCNKYNVPVIDLQLPKNETIYYDDMHFNESGAEVVAAKVHSFLKLNNHLETNE; encoded by the coding sequence ATGAAATATTTAAAACCACTATTCCTAAAAAAAATAGCCTTCTCAGCAATTTTCTTTATTGTGTTATTAATTTTAGCCGAAGTAATACTTTCTTGTCTAAAAATATTCCCTGATAATTATTATACCAACACCCCCAATACTAGCCATAAGTTTAGAGAAAACCCAAGTAAAATAGATGGTATTTCAGGCACTTATGAGATAGCATACGATTCTCTAGGTTCGCGATCTGTTTCAGATTACTCAAAAGCAACTCATAAGATTATTGCTATTGGAGGAAGTACAACAATTTGCGCTGTATTGACCCAAGAAAAAACTTGGACTGCTTTACTTGATAAAAAATTAGGAGACTCTTATTGGGTTGGTAATTTTGCTAGAAGTGGAAATAGTAGCAATCACCATGTCTTTCAATTTCAACATATTCTTGATAAACCTGAATTAAAAGACACTAAAATAGTATTAATGCTAGTTGGGGTAAATGATTGTCGAGGATACTTAATCTCTCCAGATAAGTATATGCACATGCCAGATATAGATGTTAAGAAAAGAGCCTTTAAGCATATTCCAAATTCTGAATTACCTTTTTTAAAAAGACAGACCTTATTTAAACTTGCAAAACAAGCAAAACAGAGAATTCACTTTTATTCTCAACCTAGAAGACCTATTGATTATTTAGAAACGTATGAGCGCCAAATAAAACCCATTACTAAACTTCCGGATTTAACAGATGGTTTAAATCATTATGAACATAATTTGAAAAAAATTATAAAAGAAGCACAAAAACGAAATATCTCAATAATTTTCATAGCGCAGCCAACACTTTGGCAAAAAAACTTGTCAGATAAATATCAAACATTACTTGCTGCAAGATCATATTATAATAAAACTCCATTATATACAGGCGAAGCTTTAAATGAAATTATGACTATTTTTAACAAACGATTAATAAACGTTTGTAATAAGTATAATGTGCCTGTCATTGATTTACAATTACCAAAAAATGAAACTATATATTATGACGATATGCATTTTAATGAGTCTGGTGCTGAAGTGGTAGCAGCAAAAGTCCATAGTTTTTTAAAACTAAACAATCATTTAGAAACTAATGAATAA
- a CDS encoding SGNH/GDSL hydrolase family protein, with protein sequence MNKEIKKNRTVFKKITISGIVTFIILILAEITLSTFQIFPNNYFTMTPNSGFIWKINSEEITGINQDSEVSFDELGARSISNYQDKEHKIVLFGGSTTACFALTQLKTWPALLEKKLGDAYWVGNFGRPGNSSNHHILQFEHILKKEELSDVKTVVIMQGVNDFVGYLISSEQYLNTPQQKLKRIAFQHVPDGDIPFYKKLTLYKLARRAKQNIIFHFKHKDYLTKVVQDIKTLKKQAKIVDELPDLTEGLNHYKKNTEYLIKLADEKKINLVFVTQATMWKPDLDKKYEDLMTTSGFANNEAFYSTKAFYQGMEAFNALLKEVCNKHHVSYIDLQLPKTTASFYDDFHFNESGAQLASDQIARDLKKVLNN encoded by the coding sequence ATGAATAAAGAAATAAAAAAAAATAGAACCGTTTTTAAAAAAATTACCATTTCTGGAATAGTAACTTTTATTATTTTAATCCTGGCTGAAATTACACTTTCAACATTTCAAATTTTTCCAAATAATTATTTTACTATGACTCCCAATTCTGGTTTTATATGGAAAATAAATTCTGAAGAAATTACAGGAATTAATCAGGATTCTGAAGTTTCCTTTGACGAATTGGGTGCCAGATCAATTTCAAACTATCAAGATAAAGAACATAAAATAGTTCTTTTTGGAGGAAGCACAACCGCTTGTTTTGCCTTAACACAATTAAAAACCTGGCCTGCATTACTAGAGAAAAAATTAGGTGATGCCTATTGGGTAGGAAATTTTGGAAGACCTGGAAATAGTAGCAACCATCATATTTTACAATTTGAACACATTCTCAAAAAAGAAGAATTAAGTGATGTAAAAACCGTGGTCATCATGCAAGGTGTTAATGATTTTGTTGGCTATTTAATCTCATCAGAGCAATATCTAAACACTCCACAGCAAAAACTAAAACGCATTGCTTTTCAACATGTTCCAGATGGTGATATCCCGTTTTACAAAAAATTAACGTTGTATAAGTTGGCGAGAAGAGCAAAACAAAATATCATTTTTCATTTCAAACATAAAGACTATTTGACAAAAGTGGTGCAAGACATCAAAACTTTAAAAAAGCAAGCCAAAATAGTTGATGAATTACCAGATTTAACAGAAGGTTTGAATCATTATAAAAAAAATACTGAATACCTCATAAAACTTGCTGATGAAAAAAAAATCAATCTGGTTTTTGTGACACAAGCAACGATGTGGAAGCCTGATTTAGACAAGAAGTACGAAGACTTAATGACTACAAGTGGCTTTGCTAATAATGAAGCGTTCTATAGCACCAAGGCTTTTTATCAAGGAATGGAAGCTTTCAATGCACTGTTAAAAGAAGTGTGCAATAAACATCATGTTTCTTATATAGACTTGCAGCTCCCAAAAACTACCGCATCATTTTATGATGATTTTCATTTTAACGAATCTGGAGCTCAACTCGCATCAGATCAAATAGCTCGTGATTTAAAAAAAGTTTTGAATAACTAA